One window of the Benincasa hispida cultivar B227 chromosome 3, ASM972705v1, whole genome shotgun sequence genome contains the following:
- the LOC120073685 gene encoding protein FAR1-RELATED SEQUENCE 8-like, with amino-acid sequence MSKNTLEGTLRLHEGKKDDRSNSYERQRGGGDTEPLELRRRRREEGCRLHEIERKMKRVGISKYGNIHTYRNEILTNDHRQASSWVLGHLISSKFEDISRSYKPKDIVKDIKQEYGVSLSYDKVWRVREEALVLVWGSPKESYKKLSKFGEALQIENSGSAFKYDLQEDKYFKHVFMALNASIRGFLNCIRPILIVGGTHLRGKYSGKLLLATGVDGNNQIYPVTFGISSGETNESWVWFLQQLICAIGQVHDVVIVSDRHPSIKKVIITVFPEAFHGICIHHLKANLLVNFKNKDILDIFDKAAKASREFVFKYH; translated from the exons ATGAGTAAAAACACGCTAGAAGGGACGCTACGGCTGCACGAGGGGAAGAAAGACGACAGAAGCAACAGCTATGAACGACAGCGAGGCGGCGGCGACACTGAGCCGCTGGAGCTGAGGAGGAGACGGCGTGAAGAAGGTTGTAGACTACACGAGATTGAGAGGAAGATGAAAAGAGTTGGG ATCTCTAAGTATGGCAATATCCACACATATAGAAATGAAATATTGACTAACGATCATAGACAAGCTTCTAGTTGGGTTCTCGGTCATTTAATTTCGTCGAAGTTTGAAGATATTAGTCGTTCATATAAACCGAAGGACATTGTGAAGGATATAAAACAAGAGTATGGTGTGAGTTTAAGTTATGACAAGGTATGGAGggtaagggaagaagcgttAGTGCTTGTTTGGGGGTCACCAAAAGAATCGTATAAGAAGTTATCTAAATTTGGTGAAGCCTTACAAATTGAAAATTCTGGTTCAgcatttaaatatgatctacaggaagataaatatttcaagCACGTCTTTATGGCTCTTAATGCTTCCATTAGGGGGTTTCTAAACTGCATTCGCCCTATTTTAATTGTAGGTGGAACACATTTAAGGGGTAAATATAGTGGTAAACTCCTGCTTGCAACTGGGGTCGAtggaaataatcaaatataccCAGTCACATTCGGTATATCTAGTGGAGAAACTAATGAATCTTGGGTGTGGTTCCTTCAGCAATTAATATGTGCAATTGGACAAGTTCATGATGTGGTTATCGTATCAGATAGACACCCTAGCATAAAAAAGGTAATTATCACAGTCTTCCCAGAAGCATTTCATGGTATCTGCATCCATCACTTGAAAGCtaatttattagttaattttaagaataaagatattttggatattttcgACAAAGCAGCCAAGGCAAGTCGTGAGTTTGTgttcaagtaccattag